From one Lolium rigidum isolate FL_2022 chromosome 4, APGP_CSIRO_Lrig_0.1, whole genome shotgun sequence genomic stretch:
- the LOC124649467 gene encoding lanC-like protein GCL2 isoform X1 has product MADRFFPNDLPDFVAEAPDGGDPPAAGLRGLLSLPYPKLSHRILHAALRLKDKVVAETWTRTGGQVTDYTLYTGALGTALLLFKSFQVTGDRRDLALAGDIVRACDAASSGLPCRFLTFICGRAGVCALGAVIAKHCNDQLLLTHYLSSFDEITVTEKVPNELLYGRAGYLWACLFLNEHLSDKTIPTEHITSVAKDIIKEGRKLSNKGSCPLMYEWHGKKYWGAAHGLAGIMHVLMHTELKLDEQDDVKNTLRYMISNRFPSGNYPSSEDSESDRLVHWCHGAPGVALTLVKAYQVFQDDHFKQSAAEAAEVVWNRGLLKRVGICHGVSGNAYVFLSLYRLTGNVEYLYRAKAFACFLLENADRLIAEEAMHGGERPFSLFEGKAGMAYLLLDMVNPYESRFPAYEL; this is encoded by the exons ATGGCCGACCGCTTCTTCCCCAACGACCTCCCCGACTTCGTCGCCGAGGCCCCCGACGGCGGcgaccctcccgccgccggcctccgcgGCCTGCTCTCCCTCCCCTACCCTAAGCTCTCCCACCGGATCCTCCACGCCGCCCTTCGGCTCAAAGACAAG GTCGTGGCAGAGACATGGACCAGGACGGGGGGCCAGGTGACGGACTACACGCTCTACACGGGCGCGCTCGGGACGGCGCTCCTCCTCTTCAAGTCCTTCCAGGTCACCGGCGACCGCCGGGATCTCGCCCTCGCCGGTGACATCGTCCGAGCCTGCGACGCCGCGTCAAGTGGCCTGCC GTGCAGGTTCTTGACTTTCATATGCGGGAGGGCCGGCGTCTGCGCTCTCGGAGCCGTGATCGCCAAGCACTGCAATGACCAGCTGTTGCTCACCCACTACCTGAGCTCGTTTGATGAG ATAACCGTCACAGAGAAAGTTCCAAATGAGTTGCTGTATGGAAGGGCGGGATATTTGTGGGCTTGTTTGTTCTTGAACGAGCATCTCAGTGACAAGACGATTCCCACCGAACACATT ACTTCTGTGGCGAAGGACATCATTAAGGAGGGAAGGAAGCTGTCGAATAAGGGGAGCTGCCCGCTGATGTATGAGTGGCATGGGAAGAAGTACTGGGGTGCTGCCCATGGACTTGCTGGAATTATGCATGTCCTCATGCACACTGAACTGAAGCTGGATGAGCAGGATGACGTGAAGAATACTCTGCGCTACATGATCAGTAACAGATTtcctagtggaaactatccctccAGTGAAGACAGTGAATCTGATCGCCTGGTGCACTGGTGCCATGGTGCCCCTGGTGTTGCTCTTACGCTGGTTAAAGCATATCAG GTCTTCCAGGACGATCACTTCAAGCAGTCAGCCGCAGAGGCTGCCGAAGTTGTATGGAACCGTGGTCTTCTCAAGCGAGTCGGAATATGCCATGGTGTGAGCGGGAATGCCTATGTATTCCTCTCGCTCTACAGGCTaactggcaatgtcgagtacctctACCGGGCTAAGGCTTTTGCTTGCTTTCTGCTTGAAAATGCTGATCGATTAATAGCCGAGGAGGCCATGCATGGTGGTGAACGTCCATTCTCATTGTTTGAAGGAAAGGCTGGAATGGCATACCTCCTTTTAGACATGGTTAATCCCTATGAATCTAGGTTCCCGGCCTATGAACTTTGA
- the LOC124649467 gene encoding lanC-like protein GCL2 isoform X2 has protein sequence MADRFFPNDLPDFVAEAPDGGDPPAAGLRGLLSLPYPKLSHRILHAALRLKDKVVAETWTRTGGQVTDYTLYTGALGTALLLFKSFQVTGDRRDLALAGDIVRACDAASSGLPFLTFICGRAGVCALGAVIAKHCNDQLLLTHYLSSFDEITVTEKVPNELLYGRAGYLWACLFLNEHLSDKTIPTEHITSVAKDIIKEGRKLSNKGSCPLMYEWHGKKYWGAAHGLAGIMHVLMHTELKLDEQDDVKNTLRYMISNRFPSGNYPSSEDSESDRLVHWCHGAPGVALTLVKAYQVFQDDHFKQSAAEAAEVVWNRGLLKRVGICHGVSGNAYVFLSLYRLTGNVEYLYRAKAFACFLLENADRLIAEEAMHGGERPFSLFEGKAGMAYLLLDMVNPYESRFPAYEL, from the exons ATGGCCGACCGCTTCTTCCCCAACGACCTCCCCGACTTCGTCGCCGAGGCCCCCGACGGCGGcgaccctcccgccgccggcctccgcgGCCTGCTCTCCCTCCCCTACCCTAAGCTCTCCCACCGGATCCTCCACGCCGCCCTTCGGCTCAAAGACAAG GTCGTGGCAGAGACATGGACCAGGACGGGGGGCCAGGTGACGGACTACACGCTCTACACGGGCGCGCTCGGGACGGCGCTCCTCCTCTTCAAGTCCTTCCAGGTCACCGGCGACCGCCGGGATCTCGCCCTCGCCGGTGACATCGTCCGAGCCTGCGACGCCGCGTCAAGTGGCCTGCC GTTCTTGACTTTCATATGCGGGAGGGCCGGCGTCTGCGCTCTCGGAGCCGTGATCGCCAAGCACTGCAATGACCAGCTGTTGCTCACCCACTACCTGAGCTCGTTTGATGAG ATAACCGTCACAGAGAAAGTTCCAAATGAGTTGCTGTATGGAAGGGCGGGATATTTGTGGGCTTGTTTGTTCTTGAACGAGCATCTCAGTGACAAGACGATTCCCACCGAACACATT ACTTCTGTGGCGAAGGACATCATTAAGGAGGGAAGGAAGCTGTCGAATAAGGGGAGCTGCCCGCTGATGTATGAGTGGCATGGGAAGAAGTACTGGGGTGCTGCCCATGGACTTGCTGGAATTATGCATGTCCTCATGCACACTGAACTGAAGCTGGATGAGCAGGATGACGTGAAGAATACTCTGCGCTACATGATCAGTAACAGATTtcctagtggaaactatccctccAGTGAAGACAGTGAATCTGATCGCCTGGTGCACTGGTGCCATGGTGCCCCTGGTGTTGCTCTTACGCTGGTTAAAGCATATCAG GTCTTCCAGGACGATCACTTCAAGCAGTCAGCCGCAGAGGCTGCCGAAGTTGTATGGAACCGTGGTCTTCTCAAGCGAGTCGGAATATGCCATGGTGTGAGCGGGAATGCCTATGTATTCCTCTCGCTCTACAGGCTaactggcaatgtcgagtacctctACCGGGCTAAGGCTTTTGCTTGCTTTCTGCTTGAAAATGCTGATCGATTAATAGCCGAGGAGGCCATGCATGGTGGTGAACGTCCATTCTCATTGTTTGAAGGAAAGGCTGGAATGGCATACCTCCTTTTAGACATGGTTAATCCCTATGAATCTAGGTTCCCGGCCTATGAACTTTGA
- the LOC124708443 gene encoding bifunctional epoxide hydrolase 2-like, with protein MAQEIEHTHLPIRGLNLHVAQVGKDELGTVVFLHGFPEIWYTWRHQMLAVAAAGYRAIAPDSRGYGLSDQPPEDEVATWENLVADVLGILDALSIPKAFMVGKDFGAMPAYDFALRHPDRTRGVMCLGIPFSPVPITIDTMPEGFYILRWREPGRAEADFGRHDVRRVVRTIYILFSRSEVPVADEGQEIMDLADLSTPLPPWFTEEDLDAYAALYEKSGFRYPLQIPYRGLHRMTKHGDAKFQVPVFMVMGEKDYCFKFPGFEDAMRSGIMNTFAPDLKITYIPEGSHFVQEQFPEQVNDLLLGFLKDHP; from the exons ATGGCGCAAGAGATAGAGCACACCCACCTCCCCATCCGTGGGCTCAACCTCCACGTTGCTCAAGTAGGCAAAG ATGAGCTTGGGACGGTGGTGTTCTTGCACGGCTTCCCGGAGATATGGTACACGTGGCGCCACCAGATgctggccgtcgccgccgccgggtaCCGCGCCATCGCGCCGGACAGCCGCGGCTACGGCCTTTCGGACCAGCcgccggaggacgaggtggccACCTGGGAGAACCTCGTCGCCGACGTGCTCGGCATCCTCGACGCCCTTTCCATCCCAAAg GCCTTCATGGTGGGCAAGGACTTCGGCGCCATGCCGGCGTACGATTTCGCGCTGCGCCACCCGGACCGCACCCGCGGCGTGATGTGTCTGGGCATCCCCTTCAGCCCCGTGCCCATCACAATCGACACCATGCCGGAGGGCTTCTACATCCTGCGGTGGCGCGAGCCTGGGAGGGCGGAGGCCGACTTCGGCCGGCACGACGTCCGCCGCGTGGTGCGCACCATCTACATCCTCTTCTCCCGCAGTGAGGTCCCCGTGGCGGACGAAGGGCAGGAGATCATGGACCTCGCCGACCTCTCCACGCCGCTGCCGCCGTGGTTCACCGAGGAGGACCTGGACGCCTACGCCGCGCTCTACGAGAAGTCCGGCTTCCGCTACCCTCTCCAGATACCATACAG GGGTCTGCACCGGATGACGAAGCACggggacgccaagttccaggtgcCGGTGTTCATGGTAATGGGGGAGAAGGACTACTGCTTCAAGTTCCCCGGGTTCGAGGACGCCATGAGGAGCGGCATCATGAACACCTTCGCTCCTGACCTCAAGATCACCTACATCCCGGAAGGGAGCCACTTCGTGCAGGAGCAGTTCCCGGAGCAGGTCAACGACCTGCTCCTCGGCTTCCTCAAGGACCATCCCTGA